The Bacillus sp. Marseille-Q1617 genome has a segment encoding these proteins:
- a CDS encoding stage V sporulation protein D, producing MKRVSNVTVRKRLAIALVVGVMIFSIIDLRLGYVQFFMGDMLTSRAKDSWSRNIPFQPERGKIVDRNGVELAGNQSAPTIFVVPRQVTDPQETAEKLAPVLNISVETAYKYVTQQASMVLIKEARKISYEKAKEVTELNLKGIYLGEDSKRYYPYGSYLSHVLGFAGIDNQGLMGLELSYDEELTGDKGYVKFFSDAKGKRMGDMADDFDDPENGLDLKLTIDTKVQTIVERELDIAQATYNPDGMIAIAMNPKKGEILAMASRPTFDPANFRNVPQEIYNRNLPIWSTYEPGSTFKIITLAAALQENKVDLYKEKFHDSGHVEVAGSTLHCWKRGGHGTQTFLQVVQNSCNPGFVELGERLGKETLFKYIKDFGFGQKTGIDLQGEGKGILFNLDRVGPVEQATTAFGQGVAVTPIQQVAAVSAAVNGGILYQPYIAKELIDPETNEVVMRKSPQVKKRVISEETSKQIRDALESVVAQGTGGKAFVDGYRVGGKTGTAQKAKDGKYLENNHIVSFMGVAPADDPEIVVYIAVDNPKGTVQFGGVVAAPIAGSIIGDSLEAMGVPKRKEQIEKKMNWDDIPLIETPDLIGLSKKELQQQLVNLNLDISGSGEKVVNQSPDPGVKIKQGSTVRVYLSE from the coding sequence GTGAAAAGAGTATCGAATGTAACGGTTAGAAAAAGGTTAGCAATTGCTCTGGTTGTGGGAGTGATGATATTTTCCATCATTGATTTGAGGCTTGGGTATGTGCAGTTTTTTATGGGGGATATGCTGACAAGCCGTGCCAAAGATTCGTGGAGCCGGAATATCCCTTTTCAGCCTGAACGGGGGAAAATAGTAGACCGGAATGGGGTGGAGTTAGCGGGCAACCAAAGTGCACCAACCATTTTTGTCGTTCCCAGACAAGTAACCGACCCTCAAGAAACCGCGGAGAAACTGGCGCCTGTTCTTAATATTTCAGTAGAAACTGCATATAAATATGTAACACAGCAGGCGAGTATGGTTTTAATAAAAGAAGCAAGAAAAATATCCTATGAAAAAGCGAAGGAAGTCACAGAGCTAAACCTTAAGGGAATTTACCTGGGAGAAGACTCAAAAAGGTATTACCCTTATGGAAGCTATCTATCCCATGTGCTTGGTTTTGCCGGTATTGATAACCAGGGACTGATGGGACTTGAACTTTCATACGATGAGGAACTGACAGGTGATAAGGGATATGTGAAGTTTTTCTCAGATGCGAAAGGGAAGCGGATGGGGGACATGGCGGACGATTTTGATGATCCGGAGAATGGTCTGGATCTAAAACTGACGATCGATACGAAGGTTCAGACAATTGTAGAAAGAGAACTGGATATCGCTCAGGCCACCTATAACCCGGATGGGATGATCGCCATTGCGATGAATCCAAAGAAAGGTGAAATCTTAGCGATGGCGAGCCGCCCTACATTTGACCCTGCAAATTTCCGAAATGTACCGCAGGAAATATATAACCGCAACCTGCCCATCTGGAGTACGTATGAACCGGGATCGACCTTTAAAATTATCACCCTGGCAGCTGCCCTTCAAGAAAATAAGGTTGACTTGTATAAAGAAAAGTTTCATGATTCAGGTCACGTCGAAGTGGCTGGATCTACACTTCACTGTTGGAAAAGAGGGGGGCATGGTACACAAACCTTCCTCCAAGTTGTACAAAACTCCTGCAACCCCGGTTTTGTTGAGCTGGGGGAACGGCTTGGCAAAGAAACATTATTTAAATACATTAAAGACTTTGGATTTGGTCAGAAAACAGGGATCGATCTACAAGGTGAAGGGAAAGGGATTTTGTTCAATTTAGACCGGGTGGGTCCGGTTGAACAAGCGACAACAGCTTTCGGCCAGGGTGTTGCTGTAACCCCTATCCAGCAGGTGGCAGCCGTTTCAGCCGCTGTCAATGGGGGGATCCTGTATCAGCCATATATTGCGAAAGAGCTGATCGACCCTGAAACAAATGAAGTCGTTATGAGAAAGTCACCTCAAGTCAAGAAACGAGTAATCTCTGAAGAAACATCCAAACAAATAAGGGATGCACTTGAAAGTGTGGTTGCACAAGGAACAGGAGGAAAGGCATTCGTGGATGGCTACCGTGTTGGGGGCAAAACAGGTACTGCCCAGAAAGCCAAGGATGGTAAGTATTTAGAGAACAATCACATCGTGTCGTTCATGGGCGTGGCCCCGGCCGACGATCCGGAAATAGTCGTTTATATAGCGGTGGATAACCCGAAAGGAACGGTACAATTCGGCGGGGTGGTAGCTGCCCCCATCGCCGGCAGTATAATAGGAGATAGTTTAGAAGCAATGGGAGTGCCTAAAAGAAAAGAGCAAATCGAGAAAAAAATGAATTGGGATGACATCCCATTGATCGAAACCCCGGATTTGATCGGATTGTCTAAAAAAGAGCTGCAGCAGCAATTGGTCAACCTAAACCTTGATATCAGCGGCAGC